CTGAAGTTCCCCAACCCAAGAAGCCACTGTTTTAAAGGGAGATATAGAAATGATATATAAGATTTACGATATCGTGGGAAAATACGCTATTACTGCTGACGGTGGGCAGAAGGTATATGACCAGATTCATCCAAAACTGCTTGCTGGTAATCAGGTAGAGTTAGATTTGACTGGGGTTAAAGTTTTTGCGTCTCCATTCTTTAACTTTGCGATTGGTCAACTTTTAAAGGATATTGGAGCAGATGACCTTAATCGCTTGCTAAAATTTACGGCTCTAAATAACAACGGGCAGAATGTTTTAGAGCGAGTCATCGCCAACTCTAAGGAATACTACTCTAATCCACAATACCGAGAGGCTGTGGATACTGTGCTAGAGGAGTACTTAGCTAATTTCTAGTATATGGCTGTTATCCTCAATGTTCAGGCAGATGTCATTGATATTGGAACTGATATGCCAAGACAGAATGATATTTTCCTTGTAGATACCAACGTCTGGTTTTGGCAGACTTATATAAATGCCGGATTTGGTGCTAAAGGCTACCAAATTCGCAATTATCCTAACTATCTCAACCAAGCTCTTTCCAATGGTGCCACATTAACCTACTCCGGACTTATATTAGCTGAACTTGCTCATATTATTGAGAGAACTGAGCGTGATATTTACATCCAATCTCATGGTTCTTTAAAACCCAAGGAATACCGTCATAACTTTCCAGGCGAACGAGTAAAAGTTGTGTCAGAAGTTCAGTCTGCTTGGAGTCAGGTCAAAGCACTTGCTGTTCCTGTCAATCTAATAGTAGATGACGCAACAACCGATGCAGCCTTAGATCGATTTAAAACTCAAGCTGTTGATGGCTACGACCTGCTGATTCTCGAAGCCATTAATAAAGCTGGCGCAGGACAAGTCAAAATTATCACAGATGATATGGACTACGCTGTTGTTCCAAACATTCAAGTTTTTACAAGTAACCGCGAAGCCATCCAAGCTGCTACTATGCAGAGTAAGTTAGTGGTGCGTTAGGTGGTTGACTGCATCATCTCTTCTACGACTTCTTTAGCAAGCGCATTCACTAACTAAGGCATTTATCCAAAGCATTCTAGTCTATAAGTTCCCAAATCTCAATCAGCACAAAGCACCCATCTCTCTGGAGCATCGCAATTCCTAGGGTTCGCCTACTACTTACGGTAAACTGTACGCGTACTATTTATCAAATCGGGGTTTTGTGATTCTCATGCAAGTGATTAAAATTAATTAGTCAAGCGTGTTTGGGAAGTATGGCAATTGTGAACAACATCAATCAGCTAGTGTTACAGGCAGAAGAGGCGTATGAAGCAGCCGATTGGTCTTTGCTGATTCAAAGTTTGCAACAGTTGACTCTGGAAGAAAAGTCAGAATATCCTGAAGAAGAGAAAAATCAAGAACGTTTGTTGGAATTAGCACTTTCAGCCCTAGAAAGTGGAGATTTTCAACAACGCTGGGAAATTGCTAAAGTATTTCCCCGCTTGGGCAAAATTGTTATCCCCGAACTCATTGCTATTTTAGAAGATCGAGACGCAGAGGAAGAATTGCGCTGGTATGCAGCAAGAATTTTAGGTGATTTGAAAAGCCGGGATGCGATCGCGCCTTTGATGGAATTGCTGAAAACCAATGAAAATGAGGAAATAAAGGAAGTCGCTGCGACAGCACTGGAGCAAATGGGTAAAATCGCGATCGCGACCCTGACAGAAGTGTTGGTACAAGACGACATTGGTGAGAACAGTTCTTACCACAATCCAATTCATGTTGAAGAAACACGTCTTTTGGCGGTGAAAGCACTTGCTTGCGTTCGACAAAAAGAAGTCATCCCACCTTTATTAAGTGTCGCACAAGATCCACAGGTCACAATACGAACTGTAGCGATTGAAGCGCTGAGCAGCTTTCACGATCCTCGTGTCCCACCAGTGCTTTTAAATGCTTTGGATGATGTAGCCGCTCCAGTGAGAAAAGAGGCTGTGCTGGGTTTAGGTTTTCGCCGCGATTTGTGTTCGGAATTGGACTTGGTGGCGAAACTCCAACAAAGGCTTTACGATTTTAACTTAGACGTGTGTTGCTCAGCTGCCATCGCTCTTTCTAAAATGGGTAGTGACACTGCAGCACAGCACTTATTTCAGGTCCTAGTATCGCCTTATACACCAACTCGGTTGCAATTGGAAGCTATCCGAGCTTTAAGTTGGGTTGGGACATTATGGGGGATAGAGTATTTGCAACAAGCATTCTATCAGTTGGAATTGCCAACTTTGTGGCAAGAAATTGTTACGGTTTTGGGAAGAGTCAGCCATTCAGCACTGAACGATAAAGCAACAGAAATTCTCCTCGATATTGTGCAAAAAAACCATCCATCAGTTGAAATTTCGAGTATTAAAAGCGCGATCGCTTTGTCCTTAGGTCAACTAGGGAACAAGCAAGCAATAAGTACATTAATACAAATGCAAACAGATCGAGATGCACAAGTCAGATTGCATGCAATTGCGGCACTGAAAAATTTATCTCCCGATAATTGTGGAGAAAGTAAGGGACAAAGCTGAAACTTTGAGGCAAAACTTATGACCCAATCCACTCCCTCACAATCCGATCTAACACATCATACTACTCCGGATTGTCAACGACTAATGGAACTGATAGAAGCTGAGGATGCAGCATCCCGCGTATTTTTAGTGTCGAGGGGATAGCGATCGCAGCGACCAAGTACACCTCAGCTAAAATTAAAGAAATAGCGATCGCGACCATTATGCTTACTATTGAGGAATTACAAGAATTACAAATAGAGCATCCAGATTGGCAAATGGAATTAGTGGATGGGAGTGTTGTTGTCATGGGACCATCCGATTACGAGTCAGACGAAATCGGTACCGAGCTCGCACGACAAATCGCAAATTGGGTACGTCCTCGCAAATTAGGAAGAGTAACAGGTTCCAGTGCTGGATTTATTTTGCCAACTACGAATCCTTCTCATGTTCGGGACTTACGTGCTCCTGACGTGTCCTTTGTCAAAGCCGATCGCTTAAAAAAGACCAAGCGCGATTTCGTACAGATAGTTCCAGACCTAACAGTTGAAGTAAAGTCCAAAACTGACCGCGTTAAGGTTCTGGTAGAAAAAATTCAACTTTTCCTAGAACTGGGGAGTACTGTCGGCATCCTGATTGACCCCGATGAGCGAACTGTCACGGTTTATCGACTCGGTCAAAGCCCCACAATTTTGAGGGATAACGACCAGTTGACGCTACCAGACCTGTTACCGGGATGGGAATTGAAAGTATCAGACCTGTGGCCGCCTGAATTTGATTAACTTAAGCACCAGTACAAACTCACCAGAACCATTTTGGGCAACTGCTACCCCTCAAGAACGAGCAGAGTATCTCATGCAATAGGTACAGAGCCATCAAGATGGTCTTAACTTGCCTGATGAAGCACTACGTCGAGAAAGTATTTAGGACTGATGACACTAACAACTTAAAAGCATTCTTGTAGCACACTGTACCAATTTGTGCGGGAAAGTACGCTACTTTAATGAGAGCCATAAGTGTAATTCAGGCTACATAAAAATGCGACTAGAGCAGTTGCAAGCCTTTCTGGCGATCGCAGAATCTGGCAGTTTCCAAGCAGCAGCACGAAAATGTGGTGTGACCCAATCGACAATCAGTCGCCAAATCCAGGCACTGGAAGAAGATGTGGGATTGGAACTGTTCCATAGAACGAGTCAAGCAAAGTTGACACTAGCAGGTGAGCGCTTACTTCCCCGCGCTCGTAAAATCTGTCAGGAGTGGCAAAGCGCCACACAAGAAATAGGTGATTTGCTGGCTGGAAAACAGCCAGAACTTTGTGTTGCGGCAATTCACTCCTTGTGTGCTTATTACTTGCCACCAGTTTTGCAAAAATTCTGTCATGAGTATCCAGAAGTGCAATTGCGGGTAACATCGTTAGGTAGTGACCGAGCATTAAAAGTCCTGAAAGATGGATTGGTGGATTTGGCGATTGTCATGAATAATCGCTTTTTGACCGCCGGTAAAGAAATGGTGGTTGAAGTCCTTTATGATGAACCAATAGAAGTTTTAACAGCAACAAATCATCCCCTAGCGCAATATGAAAGCATCCCCTGGTCAGAACTCGTTCGTTACCCACAAGTCGTGTTTAAAGACGGTTATGGGATGCAGCGTTTAGTACAAGATAGATTTGAGCGATTAGAAGCTCATCTACAAGCAGCTTTAGAGGTAAACACCCTTGATGCTTTCAGGGGAGTAGTGCGTCAAGGAGAACTCGTAGCTTTGCTACCTTCTTCAGCACTCGTTGAAGCTCGCAATGACCCAACTCTTGCTGTGCGAACTCTTGCTTCCAATACCAATAGTTCTGCATCTGACAATTCTAGTTTTACTCGCCGGGTGGTTATGGTAACAACTCACGATCGCCTGCAAATACCCCCAATCAAACATTTTTGGCAATTGGTCAAAGACAACGTCCCTCCACAAGCAGAATCTGTCTTGTGTTCTGCTTCTTAACAGTGACCAGTGACCAGTGACCAGTGACCAGTGACCAATGACCAATGACCAATGACCAATGAGTACAGTATTTAGGGAATTATTAAAAAAGGTAGGCAGTGGGGAACACACCTCTGAGAGTTTAACTCGTGCTGAAGCAGCCACAGCAACAAAAATGATGCTACTCGGAGAAGCGACTCCAGCCCAAATAGGCGCGTTTCTCATTGCTCACCGAATTAAACGTCCCACAGCAGAAGAGATAGCGGGTATGTTGGACACATATCATGAATTGGGACCAAAATTACAACCAATTACCAGCGCTCGCAGAGCGATTGTTTTGGGCATACCTTATGATGGTAGAACTCGCACCGCTCCTATTAGCCC
This genomic interval from Scytonema hofmannii PCC 7110 contains the following:
- a CDS encoding STAS-like domain-containing protein, giving the protein MIYKIYDIVGKYAITADGGQKVYDQIHPKLLAGNQVELDLTGVKVFASPFFNFAIGQLLKDIGADDLNRLLKFTALNNNGQNVLERVIANSKEYYSNPQYREAVDTVLEEYLANF
- a CDS encoding HEAT repeat domain-containing protein, which produces MAIVNNINQLVLQAEEAYEAADWSLLIQSLQQLTLEEKSEYPEEEKNQERLLELALSALESGDFQQRWEIAKVFPRLGKIVIPELIAILEDRDAEEELRWYAARILGDLKSRDAIAPLMELLKTNENEEIKEVAATALEQMGKIAIATLTEVLVQDDIGENSSYHNPIHVEETRLLAVKALACVRQKEVIPPLLSVAQDPQVTIRTVAIEALSSFHDPRVPPVLLNALDDVAAPVRKEAVLGLGFRRDLCSELDLVAKLQQRLYDFNLDVCCSAAIALSKMGSDTAAQHLFQVLVSPYTPTRLQLEAIRALSWVGTLWGIEYLQQAFYQLELPTLWQEIVTVLGRVSHSALNDKATEILLDIVQKNHPSVEISSIKSAIALSLGQLGNKQAISTLIQMQTDRDAQVRLHAIAALKNLSPDNCGESKGQS
- a CDS encoding Uma2 family endonuclease, with product MLTIEELQELQIEHPDWQMELVDGSVVVMGPSDYESDEIGTELARQIANWVRPRKLGRVTGSSAGFILPTTNPSHVRDLRAPDVSFVKADRLKKTKRDFVQIVPDLTVEVKSKTDRVKVLVEKIQLFLELGSTVGILIDPDERTVTVYRLGQSPTILRDNDQLTLPDLLPGWELKVSDLWPPEFD
- a CDS encoding LysR family transcriptional regulator, which translates into the protein MRLEQLQAFLAIAESGSFQAAARKCGVTQSTISRQIQALEEDVGLELFHRTSQAKLTLAGERLLPRARKICQEWQSATQEIGDLLAGKQPELCVAAIHSLCAYYLPPVLQKFCHEYPEVQLRVTSLGSDRALKVLKDGLVDLAIVMNNRFLTAGKEMVVEVLYDEPIEVLTATNHPLAQYESIPWSELVRYPQVVFKDGYGMQRLVQDRFERLEAHLQAALEVNTLDAFRGVVRQGELVALLPSSALVEARNDPTLAVRTLASNTNSSASDNSSFTRRVVMVTTHDRLQIPPIKHFWQLVKDNVPPQAESVLCSAS